In one Dehalogenimonas formicexedens genomic region, the following are encoded:
- a CDS encoding reductive dehalogenase, which translates to MKGLGLTGAGIGASALAPRFNDLDELASSDPDRSQPWWVKEVDKPVVDIDYQLMERYDQRNGAFQDGLAKYFGNGDAAKGLEVLNAQNALYNEVSDKYFKQNKPGYALRDKAITTARGAMGTTYSFLGPQKAATPESRGVPKWQGSPEENYRMLRNAAKIWGATHFNVVELDTATTQKLVWSYDHDGRKIEFEDIPVPALSATKKSIPNSVRYVVVFYVPGSVRTNTRVAEPLGDLARCYEHFFNMQSQLMEFTRGLGYQSVGQTSNQSLTTKTGFAVLGGSHEQSRMLSAIAPIAGPSPRPGMIFTDMPLTPTKPIDAGIFRFCATCMKCARACPTQSLSLEKEPTYETLGVFNNIGAKRFQVNGATCRANGNGSDVNICRLGNWNTCMRACTFSKLEEALIHKFVHVTLSNTSIFNGFFTTMDEFFGYNTELSPDEWWKRDMLPFDQDITQGQWVRYDAK; encoded by the coding sequence ATGAAAGGCCTGGGACTGACTGGAGCAGGGATCGGCGCGTCGGCATTAGCTCCCCGATTCAATGATTTGGACGAATTGGCAAGCTCTGACCCGGATCGATCTCAACCATGGTGGGTTAAAGAAGTCGATAAGCCGGTAGTGGATATCGATTACCAGCTGATGGAGAGGTATGATCAAAGAAACGGCGCCTTCCAGGACGGACTGGCGAAATACTTTGGAAACGGCGATGCCGCAAAAGGACTTGAGGTCCTCAATGCCCAAAATGCCCTTTACAACGAAGTAAGCGATAAATATTTTAAACAAAATAAGCCAGGTTACGCGCTGCGCGACAAAGCGATTACGACTGCCCGAGGGGCTATGGGTACCACGTACAGCTTTCTGGGACCCCAAAAGGCCGCTACTCCGGAAAGTCGTGGAGTGCCGAAGTGGCAAGGTTCACCCGAGGAAAACTACCGCATGCTTCGAAACGCCGCCAAAATTTGGGGTGCAACCCATTTTAACGTCGTCGAATTGGACACTGCCACCACACAAAAACTGGTCTGGTCTTACGATCATGACGGTAGGAAGATTGAATTCGAAGACATTCCGGTCCCGGCTTTGAGCGCAACCAAAAAATCAATCCCCAATTCGGTTCGTTATGTTGTGGTGTTTTATGTTCCGGGTTCCGTCAGAACAAATACCCGGGTGGCTGAACCTCTTGGTGATTTAGCTCGTTGTTACGAACATTTCTTCAATATGCAGAGCCAGCTCATGGAATTTACCAGGGGCCTCGGTTACCAATCAGTAGGCCAAACTTCCAATCAATCGTTGACGACCAAAACCGGTTTCGCGGTACTGGGCGGGAGTCATGAACAATCAAGAATGTTGAGTGCCATTGCTCCAATCGCTGGTCCTTCCCCCCGGCCCGGAATGATTTTTACGGACATGCCATTGACACCGACAAAACCCATTGATGCCGGCATCTTCCGGTTTTGCGCCACTTGCATGAAATGCGCCCGAGCATGCCCAACCCAATCTCTTTCCCTTGAAAAAGAACCAACCTACGAGACATTAGGTGTCTTTAACAACATCGGAGCAAAACGATTTCAGGTGAACGGCGCCACTTGCAGGGCGAACGGGAACGGAAGCGACGTTAATATTTGTCGTTTAGGAAATTGGAATACTTGCATGCGAGCTTGCACTTTTTCCAAGCTCGAAGAAGCCCTGATCCATAAATTTGTCCATGTCACTCTATCCAACACATCCATCTTCAACGGGTTTTTCACCACCATGGACGAATTCTTCGGTTATAATACCGAGTTGTCTCCGGATGAATGGTGGAAACGAGATATGCTCCCATTCGATCAAGATATAACCCAGGGACAGTGGGTACGGTATGACGCGAAGTAG
- a CDS encoding reductive dehalogenase produces MSSFHSTVSRRDFMKGLGLAGVGLGTTAAIAPMFHDLDELTASDSQFKHPWYVKEREYNDPTVEIDWNVFERVDRTRTVLGSRFPLTATNAAHGSLHPELAQYIKLKADGRDIQYMKEKFSTYQGPSLRDQSLAGASSASDKLPSPSFTGTISGVTIPTPESRGTTKWQGTPEENLQTLTNAFKFFGATRVRVMEIDDKSRKLFHKNSTSGAPFNFKDVDQPSEDKSESVIPNKAKYVVMYSCLEATDYVRHAPAPTYSGYCHGHKVQANVHYFMGSMGYLHIEAGNCTNSDSVAAMSGIAEHSRSSMVATSYSHGNLFRWMGRIVTDMPLAPTKPVDAGIARFCVKCMTCASMCPYESMPFGDKRWDHESPEEERLKNYVPGYKGWRLFNFRCPRCKNCHGTCVFNGGNEALIHQIVRGTQSVTPIFNSFFANMHDAFGFGTRNPDEWWTHDVPTFQFDKTYLY; encoded by the coding sequence GTGTCTAGTTTCCATTCAACAGTAAGCAGAAGAGACTTCATGAAGGGCCTAGGTCTGGCAGGCGTCGGACTAGGAACTACTGCGGCGATAGCGCCGATGTTCCACGATCTCGATGAATTAACTGCGTCTGACAGCCAATTCAAACACCCCTGGTACGTTAAAGAGCGTGAGTACAATGACCCAACCGTTGAAATCGATTGGAACGTTTTTGAAAGAGTCGATCGGACAAGGACCGTCCTCGGCTCCAGGTTCCCCTTGACAGCTACGAATGCTGCCCATGGCTCATTGCATCCGGAACTAGCCCAATACATAAAACTAAAAGCCGATGGTCGGGATATCCAATACATGAAGGAGAAATTCTCGACTTATCAGGGACCTAGCCTTCGCGATCAATCTCTCGCTGGCGCATCATCGGCTTCTGATAAGCTCCCTTCTCCAAGTTTCACGGGCACTATCTCAGGGGTAACAATCCCTACACCGGAAAGCCGGGGAACGACAAAATGGCAGGGTACTCCGGAAGAAAATCTTCAGACCCTTACCAACGCTTTCAAGTTTTTCGGCGCCACCCGCGTTCGGGTTATGGAGATCGACGATAAATCACGCAAGCTCTTCCATAAGAATTCAACCTCCGGCGCGCCGTTCAACTTCAAAGACGTCGATCAACCTTCGGAAGACAAGAGTGAATCCGTAATCCCAAATAAAGCTAAATACGTGGTTATGTATTCTTGTTTGGAAGCGACAGATTACGTTCGACATGCTCCCGCTCCTACTTATAGCGGCTATTGCCATGGGCATAAAGTGCAAGCGAATGTCCATTACTTTATGGGCTCCATGGGTTACCTACACATCGAGGCGGGCAACTGTACAAATTCTGACAGCGTCGCAGCTATGAGCGGCATTGCCGAACACTCCAGGTCTTCGATGGTGGCCACATCCTATAGTCACGGCAACCTGTTCAGATGGATGGGTCGTATTGTCACCGATATGCCATTGGCGCCAACCAAGCCGGTCGATGCAGGCATCGCTCGTTTCTGCGTTAAATGCATGACTTGCGCCAGTATGTGTCCTTACGAAAGCATGCCGTTCGGGGACAAGAGGTGGGATCATGAGAGCCCCGAAGAAGAGCGGTTGAAGAATTATGTTCCCGGATACAAGGGATGGAGATTGTTCAACTTCCGCTGCCCGAGATGCAAAAACTGCCATGGTACCTGCGTCTTCAATGGGGGCAATGAAGCATTGATTCATCAGATAGTGAGAGGTACTCAGTCTGTTACTCCTATCTTCAACAGCTTCTTCGCCAACATGCACGATGCTTTCGGGTTTGGAACCCGGAACCCGGATGAATGGTGGACACATGATGTGCCTACGTTCCAATTCGATAAGACCTACCTTTACTAA
- a CDS encoding DUF2795 domain-containing protein, with product MTMVMERRHALETKCHEKADYSRLEMREIEKSLRGMNYPATQTELIRKALMNHADNDVLAFLKMLPKGNFREFDDIEYFGWSLLVV from the coding sequence ATGACAATGGTCATGGAAAGGCGCCATGCATTGGAGACGAAATGCCACGAGAAGGCTGATTACTCCAGGCTGGAGATGAGAGAGATCGAAAAATCACTGCGGGGGATGAACTATCCAGCGACCCAAACGGAGTTAATCAGAAAAGCTCTGATGAATCACGCGGATAACGATGTTTTGGCTTTCCTGAAAATGTTACCCAAGGGCAATTTCAGGGAATTCGATGACATCGAATATTTCGGTTGGTCTTTGTTAGTAGTCTAA
- a CDS encoding adenosylcobalamin-dependent ribonucleoside-diphosphate reductase, with amino-acid sequence MSVSMLDVFEPQTVKVQLTPNALRVLEKRYLKRSSHGIETPEQLFRRVARAAARAELLYDENTDTKAIEEDFFDLMASLSFLPNSPTLLNAGTFSGTLSSCFVLPVPDSVEDTFDAVKNTAVIHKNGGGLGFDLSGIRPKGSMAGNHADAAGGPVALVHVLSAAADYIRQGGIRRGCNSVVLSVDHPDILDFITAKSDPNSLTNFYNSVSVTDDFMKRVKENSAYPLVDPRTGDVVRSLPAREVFYRIVDQAWRTGDPGLVFTDRINRDNPTPSLGKLSAITGCGEQALLPYESTNLGSINLVKMLSGGEIDFEKLKKVVRLAVRFLDDVIDINKFPTEEIEAATKRTRKIGLGVMGFADMLLRLGIPYNSTKAIAVAESVMEFVTSTAHEVSQDLARKRGVFPAWGQSIYGQRNIPMRNACCTTIAPTGTLSIIAGVSSGIEPIFAAVFVRNILDGENLLEINPYFEEVARERGFFTRKLLEELVTSNHLHERKEIPEDVREVFVTAHRVSPDWHVRIQAAFQRHTDSAVSKTVNFPKSATRDDIAKVFTMACEQGLKGITVYRDRSRELQPLCTSEIGMRLIKHIFEMNNQYVGGK; translated from the coding sequence AAAATACCGATACCAAGGCCATCGAAGAAGATTTCTTCGACTTGATGGCGTCTCTGTCTTTTCTACCCAACTCCCCCACCCTCCTCAACGCTGGCACTTTCTCCGGCACGCTCTCCTCCTGCTTCGTCCTGCCGGTGCCTGACTCGGTCGAAGACACCTTCGATGCGGTCAAGAACACAGCGGTAATCCACAAAAACGGCGGCGGACTGGGTTTCGATCTCTCTGGCATAAGACCAAAGGGCAGCATGGCCGGCAACCACGCCGATGCCGCCGGAGGGCCGGTGGCCTTGGTACACGTCCTATCCGCCGCCGCCGATTATATCCGGCAAGGTGGAATCAGACGTGGCTGCAACTCGGTGGTCTTATCGGTAGATCATCCGGATATCCTCGACTTCATCACCGCCAAATCAGATCCCAATTCACTCACCAACTTCTATAACTCTGTCTCTGTCACCGACGATTTCATGAAGAGGGTCAAGGAGAATAGTGCCTATCCCCTGGTCGATCCCCGGACAGGAGATGTTGTCAGGTCGCTCCCTGCCAGAGAGGTCTTTTACAGAATCGTCGATCAAGCCTGGAGGACAGGAGACCCCGGTCTTGTCTTCACCGACCGCATCAACCGGGACAATCCCACACCTTCATTAGGTAAGCTTTCGGCAATCACCGGTTGCGGTGAGCAGGCGTTACTGCCCTATGAGTCCACCAACCTCGGCTCCATCAACCTGGTCAAGATGTTATCCGGCGGTGAGATCGACTTCGAGAAACTGAAAAAAGTCGTTAGACTTGCTGTCCGCTTCCTTGATGATGTCATCGACATCAACAAGTTCCCTACCGAAGAGATAGAAGCCGCCACAAAACGCACCCGGAAGATTGGTCTGGGGGTCATGGGATTTGCCGATATGCTTTTAAGACTCGGCATCCCCTACAACTCCACCAAAGCAATCGCCGTGGCTGAGAGTGTCATGGAGTTTGTGACCAGCACCGCCCATGAGGTTTCTCAAGACCTGGCCAGAAAACGGGGGGTCTTCCCAGCCTGGGGTCAGAGCATCTATGGGCAGCGGAACATTCCCATGAGAAACGCCTGCTGTACCACCATAGCCCCCACCGGAACGCTTTCCATCATTGCCGGTGTCTCTTCAGGGATTGAACCTATTTTCGCGGCCGTCTTCGTCAGGAACATCCTTGACGGTGAGAACCTGCTTGAGATCAACCCCTATTTTGAAGAAGTAGCCAGAGAGCGTGGTTTCTTTACCCGAAAACTCCTAGAGGAACTGGTGACCTCCAATCACCTTCATGAACGCAAAGAAATCCCAGAGGATGTCAGGGAGGTGTTTGTCACCGCTCACCGAGTATCGCCGGACTGGCATGTCAGAATCCAGGCAGCCTTCCAGAGGCATACCGACAGTGCGGTTTCAAAGACGGTGAACTTCCCCAAATCTGCCACTCGAGATGACATAGCCAAAGTCTTCACCATGGCATGTGAGCAGGGACTCAAGGGTATCACAGTGTATCGTGACAGGAGCAGGGAACTCCAGCCGCTGTGTACATCGGAGATCGGGATGAGACTCATTAAGCACATATTTGAGATGAATAATCAATACGTTGGAGGAAAGTGA